The following are encoded together in the Lentisphaerota bacterium genome:
- a CDS encoding NAD-dependent epimerase/dehydratase family protein, whose amino-acid sequence MGQVLITGAFGFVGTHLSAWLAERGRGVWALDVAGAAPASGGAYARLFTWKDLERVPWDEVDAVVHLAGKAHDTRRTADPQSYFDINAGLTEKIVRRIVDAAPPRPIRFILFSSVKACADAVDGVLTEDSAPAPQTPYGKSKLEAERIVREAAAAHPLALCGVILRPCMIHGPGNKGNLNLLYTLVQKGAPWPLGGFDNRRSFASIENVCAVVEGLLAGIGASGIYQVADDETLSTNELISLMAETLGQSARIWRVPAGWIRLAARVGDVLRLPLNSERLRKLTESYVVSNLKIKSALGWKTMPVSARAAMKLTLKKL is encoded by the coding sequence ATGGGACAGGTGTTAATTACAGGGGCTTTTGGGTTTGTGGGGACCCACCTGTCGGCCTGGCTGGCAGAGCGGGGCAGGGGAGTCTGGGCGCTGGATGTGGCCGGGGCCGCTCCCGCGTCGGGAGGCGCGTATGCGCGGCTGTTTACGTGGAAGGATCTGGAGCGGGTGCCTTGGGACGAGGTGGATGCGGTGGTGCATCTGGCGGGAAAAGCGCATGACACCCGGCGCACCGCCGACCCCCAAAGCTATTTCGACATCAACGCGGGGCTGACCGAAAAAATCGTGCGACGGATTGTGGACGCCGCACCGCCTCGCCCCATCCGATTCATCCTGTTCAGTTCTGTCAAGGCGTGCGCCGATGCGGTTGACGGCGTGCTCACGGAAGACTCGGCGCCCGCCCCGCAGACACCCTACGGAAAGAGCAAGCTGGAGGCGGAACGGATCGTCCGGGAGGCCGCCGCCGCACACCCTCTGGCCCTGTGCGGCGTGATTCTGCGACCCTGCATGATTCACGGTCCGGGAAACAAGGGGAATCTCAATCTGTTGTACACGCTCGTGCAAAAAGGGGCGCCATGGCCGCTGGGCGGGTTTGACAACCGGCGCTCGTTCGCCTCGATCGAGAACGTCTGCGCGGTGGTCGAAGGGCTGCTGGCCGGAATAGGAGCGTCCGGGATCTACCAGGTGGCCGATGACGAGACCCTCTCGACGAACGAGCTGATCTCTTTGATGGCCGAAACATTGGGTCAGTCGGCCAGAATCTGGAGGGTGCCGGCCGGCTGGATCAGGCTGGCGGCGCGGGTCGGCGACGTGTTGCGGCTGCCGCTCAACAGCGAGAGGCTGCGAAAGCTGACGGAGTCCTACGTGGTTTCAAACCTCAAGATCAAATCCGCGCTGGGTTGGAAAACGATGCCGGTATCAGCGCGGGCGGCGATGAAACTGACATTGAAGAAGCTGTAA
- the ruvC gene encoding crossover junction endodeoxyribonuclease RuvC: MNTPPDSLRILGIDASLRSTGLGIVEAEGSRMRSVWHGRVRNPAARPLSACLVALEDAVCEQIVSCHPQAAAIEGVFFSKNIHTTLILGHARGVLIGQCARHGIPVYEYEPRRVKQAVVGFGGAVKGQMQRMVMTLLNLPELPQEDEADALALAICHLHNRTRLKLSGIEPL, translated from the coding sequence ATGAACACGCCGCCTGACTCTTTGCGGATTTTGGGGATTGACGCGTCACTGCGATCAACCGGTCTGGGCATTGTCGAGGCGGAGGGATCGCGCATGAGATCCGTCTGGCACGGGCGGGTGCGCAACCCTGCGGCGCGTCCGCTGTCGGCCTGCCTGGTCGCCCTGGAGGATGCGGTCTGCGAGCAGATCGTATCCTGCCATCCTCAGGCAGCCGCCATCGAGGGCGTGTTCTTTTCCAAGAACATCCACACGACGCTGATCCTGGGTCATGCCCGCGGCGTGCTGATCGGTCAGTGTGCCCGCCATGGAATCCCGGTCTATGAATACGAGCCGCGCCGCGTCAAGCAGGCGGTGGTCGGCTTCGGAGGCGCAGTGAAGGGACAGATGCAGCGGATGGTGATGACCCTGCTGAACCTTCCCGAACTCCCGCAGGAGGACGAAGCCGATGCCCTCGCGCTCGCCATCTGCCACCTCCACAACCGCACGCGGCTCAAGCTTAGCGGCATCGAACCCCTGTGA